The following proteins are encoded in a genomic region of Cryptococcus gattii WM276 chromosome I, complete sequence:
- a CDS encoding uncharacterized protein (Similar to TIGR gene model, INSD accession AAW45214.1), whose protein sequence is MLFGLFLFTSLYIVFSFGPHIKTMKAYIYDDKPGDQRLPHDTGIDIPEPTLAKLGVIYRRISIDSEGVWESKIDEFAKERGYKNRDRITVTREGLGEAYEEKIKSFFDEHLHEDEEIRYILAGSGYFDIRGAEGVHEEQWIRIALEAGDLIVLPAGIYHRFTVDSANTITAMRLFQDEPKWTPYSRQADGTDKLGSRDKYLETVRVGVAA, encoded by the exons ATGCTTTTCGGCTTGTTTTTATTCACCAGCTTGTACATCGTTTTCAGCTTCGGCCCACACATTAAAACAATGAAGGCATACATTTACGACGACAAGCC TGGAGACCAACGTCTCCCTCACGACACCGGCATCGACATCCCGGAACCCACCCTTGCCAAACTCGGCGTCATCTATCGGCGCATATCCATCGATTCTGAAGGCGTTTGGGAATCCAAGATTGACGAGTTTGCAAAGGAGCGAGGCTACAAAAACCGGGATAGAATTACCGTCACTAGGGAAGGGTTGGGAGAGGCCTATGAGGAAAAAATTAAGTCGTTCTTTGACGA GCATTTGcatgaagatgaagagattCGATATATCCTGGCGGGATCGGGCTACTTTGATATTCGAGGTGCAGAAGGAGTGCATGAAGAGCAATGGATCAGAATTGCACTCGAAGCTGGCGACTTGATCGTCCTTCCCGCCGG TATCTATCACCGCTTCACAGTCGACTCTGCAAACACCATAACAGCCATGCGGCTCTTCCAGGATGAACCCAAATGGACACCCTACTCCCGACAGGCGGATGGGACGGACAAGTTAGGAAGCAGGGATAA
- a CDS encoding Cdc42p activated signal transducing ser/thr kinase of the PAK family, putative; Cla4p (Similar to TIGR gene model, INSD accession AAW45213.1): MTSPKQAANLANPAVAYTLLEKLGAGNFGTVWKASHNDTKQIVAIKMIDLESSDDDISEIQAEIAHLSSCWSDHVTKYYGSFVRGARLWIVMEYLAGGSCLDLLKPGVFTEAQIAIVCRELLLGLEYLHMEGKIHRDIKAANVLLSASGDVKLADFGVAAQLSSHKSQRHTFVGTPFWMAPEVIRQAGYDSRADIWSLGITAIEMAKGDPPLSEYHPMRVLFLIPKARAPTLDSEEGWSEEFQDFIEKCLQKDPRDRATAKQLLQHRFIRSAKKTTDLIPLITRYQSYKSSHPSSKLNSTPSKTLNRLAAGLGGLTIDGKGYGQGTMENEWNFDETIRGTVTGVPVNLNLEDMDKGFEDEDEEEDDWNVKVAEVETWDGSVKENAGDLLVEGKLAGSEMSLPVFERQSNRRNTPRSLGISASNLDPGEKGERIRGDDEPKTPTSTSLSTSQRRLQSSRESASSSKSTWKQRNDKVRGTVVKEGDVGDGFSTLKPMKKIDAAASQRLSTSFIGTGSVRRANANSNLNIHVFGSTPSSGSPVESPTKSRPSTPLVNDNIPRQTPQRKAQAQAQGNDISAEPDPRSLAGRALVEQVILPVLSSTSYNSKHDLPAPTLESLSLLSKGFSDLSASSPELAYTLMMDILGEMRGNGLVKELVGGMTMGNEVGLKVGARIGMEDEQRVDAHEVEETGVKPKGDLVKERSEIANLLYLRWLDGAKAKVV, encoded by the exons ATGACATCCCCCAAGCAAGCGGCAAACCTGGCAAACCCTGCCGTTGCATACACTCTTCTCGAAAAACTCGGCGCCGGCAACTTTGGCACAGTCTGGAAAGC CTCGCATAATGATACAAAGCAGATAGTAGCTATCAAAATGATAG ACCTGGAATCTTCGGACGACGACATTTCAGAAATACAAGCGGAGATTGCCCACCTCTCTTCATGCTGGTCGGACCATGTTACAAAATACTATGGTTCATTTGTCAGGGGCGCAAGGCTATGGATTGTAATGGAGTATCTGGCTGGTGGGAGCTGTCTTGACTTG TTGAAACCGGGTGTGTTCACAGAAGCTCAGATAGCCATCGTCTGTCGAGAGCTTTTGTTAGGTTTAGAGTATCTCCATATGGAAGGCAAGATTCATAGAGATATTAAGGCCGCCAACGTCCTTCTTTCTGCCTCTGGCGATGTCAAACTAG CCGACTTTGGAGTGGCGGCCCAACTTTCGTCTCATAAATCCCAACGCCACACTTTCGTCGGTACCCCCTTTTGGATGGCACCCGAAGTCATTCGTCAAGCCGGATATGACTCTCGGGCCGATATCTGGTCGCTTGGTATCACCGCCATCGAGATGGCCAAAGGCGACCCACCTCTCAGCGAGTATCACCCTATGAGagtcctcttcctcatcccTAAAGCTCGAGCACCGACGCTAGATTCCGAAGAAGGGTGGAGTGAAGAATTCCAAGACTTTATCGAAAAATGTCTCCAGAAAGATCCGCGAGATCGAGCAACCGCAAAACAGCTTCTTCAACATCGATTCATCCGTTCCGCCAAAAAAACAACAGACCTCATCCCCCTCATCACCCGCTACCAAAGCTACAAATCCTCCCACCCCTCCTCTAAACTGAACTCCACCCCATCTAAAACGCTCAACCGTCTCGCCGCCGGTTTGGGCGGGCTGACAATAGATGGGAAAGGGTACGGCCAGGGGACGATGGAGAACGAATGGAATTTTGATGAGACAATAAGGGGTACAGTGACAGGTGTACCGGTAAATCTTAACTTGGAGGACATGGATAAAGGGTTTGAggacgaagatgaagaagaggatgacTGGAATGTCAAAGTGGCAGAGGTGGAGACATGGGATGGGTCGGTAAAAGAGAATGCGGGGGACCTGTTGGTGGAAGGGAAGTTGGCCGGATCGGAAATGTCCTTACCGGTGTTTGAGAGGCAGTCAAATAGGAGAAACACTCCTCGTTCTCTTGGAATATCAGCTTCAAACCTGGATCCAGGAGAAAAGGGAGAGAGGATACGGGGTGATGATGAGCCAAAAACACCGACCTCTACATCTCTGTCCACTTCTCAGAGACGTTTACAGTCTTCTAGGGAGAGTGCTTCGTCGAGCAAGTCGACATGGAAGCAGAGGAATGATAAGGTTAGAGGTACGGTGGTGAAAGAAGGTGATGTTGGTGATGG GTTCTCGACACTCAAGCCtatgaagaagattgacGCAGCCGCTTCTCAGAGGCTCTCAACGTCCTTTATCGGTACAGGCTCTGTGCGTCGCGCCAACGCCAACAGTAACCTCAACATCCACGTTTTCGGATCTACGCCTAGCTCTGGTTCACCTGTGGAATCACCTACCAAATCCAGACCTTCTACGCCGCTAGTCAATGACAACATTCCGCGCCAAACACCTCAACGTAAAGCACAAGCCCAAGCACAAGGAAATGACATCAGTGCCGAACCTGATCCTAGGAGTCTAGCCGGTCGAGCTTTGGTTGAACAAGTCATTTTACCCGTCTTGTCCTCCACATCT TACAACTCCAAGCACGACCTCCCCGCACCAACACTTGAATCCCTGtccctcctctccaaaGGCTTTTCCGACCTCTCAGCCTCTTCACCCGAGCTTGCGTATACGCTCATGATGGATATACTGGGCGAGATGAGGGGGAATGGACTAGTGAAGGAATTGGTTGGAGGGATGACGATGGGGAACGAAGTGGGTCTTAAGGTTGGCGCGAGGATTGGAATGGAAGATGAGCAACGTGTAGATGCCCATGAGGTGGAAGAAACAGGAGTTAAGCCGAAAGGGGATCTCGTGAAAGAAAGAAGTGAGATTGCAAATCTATTATACCTTCGCT GGCTTGACGGGGCTAAGGCTAAAGTGGTTTAA